In a single window of the Tribolium castaneum strain GA2 chromosome 8, icTriCast1.1, whole genome shotgun sequence genome:
- the LOC135266857 gene encoding uncharacterized protein LOC135266857 isoform X1, with product MCSNYFANFKPCTHGDECCQCPGPSTRTTKMHHCENCNKQFTTRQSRLRHEKLYCQVVKKQENGGPAAKKQKICHSTASNNYMCVTCNQEIAPKLITAHERSRQHRNNCQSTPLEDGVFALSSAFKSRIASYRICDEGHYIDLNEFMDKIHNKLLRLIVSQIEKFSTIKINLELFGLYTIESKNIFDVKSFNTTNRIVTLGTNIRNMLHDFQEVISQKMMDFLERDSGWTLVKILHLELNVNYYNPLKASSYIPLPPSVKMKRAIVNVQNQDIHCFGWSVVAAVCLPMGPEHLPSSYPHWSTLFNFQGIEFPVKLDSIAKFESQNNVSINVYGLELLYVNNKVKFEIVGPLYFTNFKKPVHINLLLLSDNDGNQHYCTITNLPRLVSSQLSKHHHSKFFCDGCLQYFTTQALLDRHSSTDCGKLYARIPNNELITNRFGYNVPANVLEFQNYHHKMTIPFIVYADFECLLKPMSTVAPNPNQSFSIKTFLHQPYSCAYYIKCSYNDQLSKFQSFRGQSSVVDFITALEIDLIEIYKKYLSIVQPMLPLTIQEEFDYLTATECHICQKPFQQNDIKVKDHCHLTGRYRSAAHSNCNLNFQIPNFIPIVFHNLTNYDSHLFIKELALEESEINILGKTKEKYITFSKKICVGEYLNSNNRIVKEHLHLRFIDSFQFLTCSLEKLAAALDDAQCMEVKRYFPVDREFQLIRQKGVFPYSFIDDFSKLDLTELPQKIDFYDKLRDEHISEDDYQRANTVWNTFHCQTLGEYSDLYLKSDILLLADVFENFRNMCLKHYELDPAHYVTAPSLSWNAMLKFTHVKLELLTDIDMLHFFKKGIRGGVSTCVKRAAQANNKFLPNYDPSKPTSYILYLDATNLYGWAMSEVLPLGGFTWLTQDEINSLSIMDLTDTTPEGYVLEVDISYPHHLHNSHNDMPFLPENLIPPNGKCAKLIPNLCAKTNYIIHYRNLKQALQNGLELTKIHRVLKFNQSSWLKPYIDLNTKLRNQTKNKFEKDLFKLMNNSVYGKTMENVDNRVDIKLATHWKKNGHKYGAETWIAKPQFKNCSIFTENLVAIEMNKVQVTYDKPIYVGFSILEISKTLMYDFFYNFLKVKYGNNVQLLYTDTDSLILEIYTENVYNDIKQNIDRFDTSNYPENNIHDIPKTVSVIGKMKDEYAGVPIVLLYGTGAKAYCVQTVNDLIKKAKGVSKHVIDKSLTLLQYRAIATNPSSSSVFCVMNVFKSYLHNMYTELRNKIALSNFDDKRYILGNSIDTLAWGHYDIDRDRNLDSLIRELQKYVEPTD from the exons AtgtgttcaaattattttgctaattttaaaccGTGCACTCATGGTGACGAGTGTTGTCAGTGTCCCGGTCCCTCAACTAGGACAACT aaaatgcatcactgtgaaaactgtaataaacaatttacaaccCGTCAATCACGACTACGCCACGAAAAGCTCTATTGTCAAGTGgtcaaaaaacaggaaaatggaggaccggccgccaaaaaacagaaaatatgtcattcaactg ctAGCAACAATTATATGTGCGTTACATGTAATCAAGAAATTGCTCCAAAGCTTATTACGGCCCATGAGAGAAGTAGACAGCatagaaataattgtcaaagtaCTCCCTTGGAGGATGGGGTGTTTGCACTCAGCAGTGCATTTAAATCACGCATCGCTTCATATAGGATTTGTGATGAGGGCCATTATAtcgatttaaatgaatttatggataaaattcacaataaattacttagacttattgtttcacaaattgaaaaatttagtacaatcaaaataaatttggaattatttggattgtataccattgagtcaaaaaatatatttgatgtaaaatctTTCAATACTACTAACAGAATTGTCACTTTAGGCACGAATATTAGGAATATGTTGCATGACTTTCAAGAagttattagtcaaaaaatgatggattttttgGAACGAGATTCAG GCTGGACACTTGTGAAAATCTtacatttagaattaaatgtaaactatTACAATCCATTGAAAGCTTCATCGTATATCCCACTACCGCCAAGCGTGAAAATGAAGAGGGCAATAGTTAATGTTCAAAATCAggatattcattgttttggttgGAGTGTCGTAGCAGCAGTGTGTCTACCTATGGGACCAGAACATTTACCCAGTTCATATCCACATTGGtcgacactttttaatttccaaggtattgaatttcctgtaaaactggatagtattgcaaaatttgaaagtcaaaataatgtctCTATTAATGTTTACGGACTTGAATtactttatgtaaacaataaggtaaaatttgaaattgtgggaccattatattttacaaactttaagaaaccggtacacataaatttattattgttgagtgataacgatggtaatcaacattactgtacaataactaatttgccaCGTTTAGTATCTTCCCAACTCTCAAAACATcatcattcaaaatttttctgtgatGGATGTCTACAATATTTCACAACCCAAGCTTTATTAGATAGACATTCTTCGACTGATTGTGGAAAACTTTATGCTAGAATcccaaataatgaattaataacaaatagatTTGGTTATAATGTTCCCGCTAATGtattagaatttcaaaattatcatcataaaatgactatcccatttattgtttatgctgatttcgaatgtttattgaaacctatgagtacagttgcaccaaatccaaatcaatcattttcgataaaaacttttctccATCAACCATATTCATGTGCATATTACATTAAATGTTCATATAACGATCAATTATCTAAATTCCAAAGTTTTCGAGGACAGTCATCTGTGGTTGACTTTATTACAGCATTAGAAATAGATTTGatagagatttataaaaagtatttaagtatTGTACAACCAATGCTTCCATTAACTATTCAAGAAGAGTTTGATTATCTTACAGCAACGGAATgtcatatttgtcaaaaaccttttcaacagaatgatattaaagtaaaagatcACTGTCATTTAACGGGTCGTTATAGGTCCGCTGCGCACAGTAattgtaacttgaattttcaaattccaaattttattccgatagtatttcataatttaacaaattatgataGTCACTTATTCATTAAAGAGTTGGCCCTtgaagaaagtgaaattaatattcttggtaaaactaaagagaaatatattacattttcgaaaaaaatttgtgtaggcgaatatctaaattcaaacaatcgaATAGTCAAGGAGCACTTACACTTGCGTTTTATAgatagttttcagtttttgacaTGTTCATTAGAAAAACTGGCAGCAGCCTTGGATGATGCTCAATGTATGGAAGTAAAACGATACTTTCCCGTTGACAGAGAATTTCAGTTAATTAGACAGAAAGgggtttttccatattcatttatcgatgatttttctaaattagatctcacggaattaccacaaaaaattgatttttacgatAAACTTCGCGATGAGCATATTTCTGAAGATGATTATCAACGAGCTAATACCGTATGGAATACATTCCATTGTCAGACTCTAGGCGAATATTCTGAtctctatttaaaaagtgatattttgctaTTAGCTGATGTCTTTGAGAATTTTCGAAACATGTGCCTTAAGCATTATGAACTTGATCCAGCACATTACGTGACTGCACCATCTCTTAGTTGGAATGCTATGCTTAAATTTACCcatgtaaaattagaattattgactgatatagatatgttgcattttttcaaaaaagggaTTCGTGGGGGAGTTAGTACATGTGTTAAACGAGCGGCtcaagcaaataataaatttcttccaaattatgaCCCTTCGAAACCgacatcatacattttatacCTCGATGCAACAAATCTCTATGGTTGGGCTATGAGTGAAGTACTCCCTTTAGGTGGATTTACTTGGCTAACGCAAgacgaaattaattcacttaGTATTATGGATTTGACTGATACCACACCTGAAGGTTATGTCCTTGAAGTAGATATCTCTTATCCTCATCATTTACACAACTCTCATAATGATATGCCATTTctacctgaaaatttaattccaccaAACGGAAAATGTGCTAAACTCATTCCAAATCTATgtgctaaaacaaactacataatacactatcgaaatttaaaacaagctctacaaaatggactagaattgacaaaaattcatagagtactaaaattcaatcaatcgTCATGGCTCAAaccatatattgatttaaatacgaaattacgaaatcagactaaaaataagtttgaaaaagatttatttaaactcatgAATAATAGTGTGTATGGAAAAACCATGGAAAATGTCGATAATCGGGTAGATATTAAACTGGCTAcacattggaaaaaaaacggtCACAAGTATGGAGCAGAGACATGGATAGCCaaaccacaatttaaaaattgttctatttttactgaaaatttagttgcaatAGAAATGAATAAAGTTCAAGTAACGTATGATAAACCTATTTATGTAGGATTCAGTATattggaaatttcaaaaactttaatgtatgactttttttataatttccttaaagttaagtatggaaataatgtacagcttTTGTATACGGATAcggattcattaattttagaaatttatacgGAAAACGTATATAATGATATTAAACAGAATATCGATCGGtttgatacttcaaattatcCCGAGAATAATATTCATGATATTCCTAAAACTGTGTCTGTTATCGGTAAAATGAAAGATGAGTATGCTGGTGTACCAATTGTACTACTTTATGGCACCGGTGCCAAAGCATATTGTGTGCAAACAGtgaatgatttaattaaaaaggctaaaggtgtaagtaaacatgtaattgataaatctctaacactgttacaatatcgggcaattgcaacaaatccttcatcttcatcagttttctgtgttatgaacgttttcaaatcttatttacataatatgtATACCGAATTAAGGAATAAAATAGCACTGTCTAATTTCGATGATAAACGATACATTTTAGGTAATTCAATTGATACATTAGCCTGGGGACATTACGATATTGATAGAGATCGAAATTTAGATTCTCTAATTagagaattgcaaaaatatgtggaacccactgattga
- the LOC135266857 gene encoding uncharacterized protein LOC135266857 isoform X2 yields MVIPLSQPDSELSFSLPFTQYLAQHGIENDYSDDISLTLIDQFINEDEAVSNPVVDEGTCPINNSITDELNVFDNDMVVVEEPPISPSPPLPPQSPFVEPVFTRPVTPISPEAAPAVLTQPPMIISQDIIDALSEPWVEVENIINGNVEHPPQPNSPIIEENDVLPERLVVVETENNIIRSPQPSPPPSPIILSQGVNDMQQPSVIDALAEPWVEERRQGEEMDVENDIIQPSQLSPILGQTNNRIENRVEGGDDDDDDDIIPPTPPHSRSRRRRRPRKPRRRSRKSPLILIINNYNINININDVNINN; encoded by the coding sequence ATGGTTATTCCTTTATCACAACCTGATAGTGAATTATCGTTTTCTTTACCATTCACGCAATACCTGGCTCAACatggtattgaaaatgattattcgGACGACATCTCGTTGACCTTAATAGACCAGTTTATTAACGAAGACGAGGCGGTGTCCAATCCGGTTGTGGATGAAGGAACTTGTCCCATCAATAATTCGATTACCGATGAGTTAAATGTATTTGATAATGATATGGTCGTGGTGGAAGAACCCCCAATCTCTCCCAGTCCACCACTACCACCACAAAGCCCCTTCGTTGAGCCAGTGTTTACCCGCCCCGTTACACCAATATCTCCTGAAGCGGCACCCGCGGTATTAACTCAACCCCCTATGATAATATCGCAGGACATCATTGACGCCTTATCGGAGCCTTGGGTTGAGGTGGAAAACATTATCAATGGTAACGTTGAACATCCCCCTCAACCCAATTCACCGATTATTGAGGAAAATGATGTTCTGCCAGAGAGATTGGTGGTGGTAGAGAccgaaaataacatcattcgGTCACCACAACCTTCACCACCACCGTCACCCATAATATTATCACAGGGCGTCAATGACATGCAACAACCATCTGTCATTGACGCACTGGCAGAGCCGTGGGTTGAAGAGAGGAGGCAGGGTGAAGAGATGGATGTTGAAAATGACATCATTCAACCCTCTCAATTGTCACCCATTCTAGGGCAAACAAATAATAGGATTGAGAATAGGGTGGAGGGTGGAGACGATGACGACGACGATGACATCATTCCACCCACTCCCCCTCACTCACGATCAAGGAGGCGTCGGCGCCCTAGAAAGCCTCGTAGACGTTCGCGAAAGTcgccattaatattaattattaataattataatattaatattaatattaatgatgttaatattaataattaa